A region of the Deltaproteobacteria bacterium genome:
CGAGAACGAACGCGAGTCCGGCGGTGCAGAGCAGCGCCAGCTTTCGATCGAGCGGCGGCGCCGGCACGTCGACGGAGATGCGCTTCCAGGAAAGGTCCCGCCGGAACGCGACCAGCAGCACAGCGAGAACGGCGGCGAGCGAGAGCAGCGCCGGGAGCAGCAGCGCTTTGCTGAACTGCGCGTAGGAAATGCCGCTCAGGGTGCCGATCAGCATGTTCTGCGGATTGCCGGTGAGCGTCGCGACGGATCCTGCGTTGGACGAAAACGCAAGCCCGAGCAAATAGGGGAGCGCGGGAAGGGCCGCCGCCTCGACGAGGGCGACCACCAACGGCGTGCACATCACGCAGACGGTATCGTTCACCAGCAGCGCCGAGAGCGTTCCCGCGACCAGCACGAGCACCGCGAGCAGCGCGCGGGGACCGTGCGCGCGGCGCAGCGCGACCCAGGCGATCCAGCGAAAGATTCCTGCGCGCGCCATCACGCTGGTGATCACCATCATGCCGAGCAGCAGGACGAGCGTGTCCCAGGAGATCGCGTCCCGGTAGACCTGTGCCGGCGTGAGGACGCCGAGCGCGACCATCGCCACCCCGCCGGCGACTGCTCCTCCGGGCCGATCGAGCTTCAGGAACGGCAGCTCCGCGCCGGCGAGGAACAGGTACGTCGCGACGAAGATGATCAGCGCTGCGAGCACCTCGCGTAGCTGAACCATGTGTGCGAAGAATGGGCAATGTTTCCGACGTACCCGGACCTGGCGGGGCGGACGGCGCTGGTCACCGGCGCCTCCAGCGGCATCGGCCGCGGCATCGCCGAGGCGCTGGTGGCGCAGGGCGCGCGCGTCGCGGCGCACCACCGGACGCACGAGCCGCCTGCCAGAACGTTCGCCGTGCGTGCCGATCTCGGCACCGAGCAGGGCTGCGTCGATGCTGTCCGCGCCGCCCGCGAGAAGCTCGGCGAGGTGAACCTGCTCGTGCACTCGGCCGGCATCTACAACGGGGGCGCGATCGGCAGGATCCAGGCGGTGACGCTCGAGGAGATGTTTCGCGTCAACGTGTTCTCGGCTTTCTACCTGGTGCGCGAGCTGCTCCCGGCCGGCCTGAAGAACGTCGTCTTCATCGGCAGCACCGCCGGACAACGCGGCGAG
Encoded here:
- a CDS encoding anion transporter; translation: MVQLREVLAALIIFVATYLFLAGAELPFLKLDRPGGAVAGGVAMVALGVLTPAQVYRDAISWDTLVLLLGMMVITSVMARAGIFRWIAWVALRRAHGPRALLAVLVLVAGTLSALLVNDTVCVMCTPLVVALVEAAALPALPYLLGLAFSSNAGSVATLTGNPQNMLIGTLSGISYAQFSKALLLPALLSLAAVLAVLLVAFRRDLSWKRISVDVPAPPLDRKLALLCTAGLAFVLAGFLLGYDLAWTAMTGAALLLALSRQPPKEMFAQVDGTLLLFFAGLFVVTHGVAQAGIAERIHSALAPALGSDATQQTVRFGVFTVAACQIVSNVPFVLLAAQWVRKLADPHLGWLSLALVSTLAGNLTPVASVANLIVLELAGDKGKIPFLRFLWLGALCTFIPLAVGVGCLLVERGYF
- a CDS encoding SDR family oxidoreductase, with the translated sequence MFPTYPDLAGRTALVTGASSGIGRGIAEALVAQGARVAAHHRTHEPPARTFAVRADLGTEQGCVDAVRAAREKLGEVNLLVHSAGIYNGGAIGRIQAVTLEEMFRVNVFSAFYLVRELLPAGLKNVVFIGSTAGQRGEPGHSHYAASKGALQSMMMSIAVELAPKVRVNLVSPGWVRTPMAEDSLRRIGPALVPTIPNHRVAEVDDVVNAALWLASDASSHCIGQDLCISGGALLVVPRGQMRPT